The following proteins are encoded in a genomic region of Corylus avellana chromosome ca4, CavTom2PMs-1.0:
- the LOC132177744 gene encoding protein STICHEL — MSETRGGDPSKLHLKKELTQIRKAARVLRDPGTSSSWKSPLNSSRSVAPAAAAAASTWKNLLQSDQFQNNNGKEKEKRVFLYNWKSQKSSSEKSAAKAKNEDDDDDGDDGSSSSSVLGGSVDDSLSDARNGGDSKSDSRSSIFRCRDANPVSSANIKKKKKKKKKKSKKSNAHLDVLSKYQHKHAIVGRNLVNSKRLLQGHPSMALSRDDSVEQSDDTEEYSNSEEFRQISGASPLLLKLKHKKNWSHSSANFLRKSSLREDSSYSYSTPALSTSSYNMYRNRDPSTVGSWDGTTTSINDGDDEVDDHLDLPGRQGCGIPCYWSKRTPKHRGVCRGCYSPSLSDTIRRKGSIILCGSQAMYPRQRRSSAGSNKLSIASRSAQGILPLLGDGRGGSSIGTGRSDDELSTNFGELDLEALSRLDGRRWSSSCRSQEGLEIVALNGEVEEEGTPDNITSFSQKYKPMFFGELIGQNIVVQSLINAVIRGRIAPVYLFQGPRGTGKTSTARIFASALNCLAPDETKPCGYCRECTDFVSGKSRDLLEVDGSNKKGIDRVRYLLKKLSAGSFSTFSRYKVFVIDECHLLPSKTWLAFLKFLEEPPQRVVFILVTTDLDNVPRTIQSRCQKYLFNKIKDNDIIARLRNISANENLDVESDALDLIALNADGSLRDAETMLEQLSLLGKRITTSLVNELVGVVSDEKLLELLELAMSSDTAETVKRARELMDSGVDPLVLMSQLASLIMDIIAGTYNIVDAKCGDSFLGGRSLTEAELERLKHALRLLSEAEKQLRVSSERSTWFTATLLQLGSMPSPDFTQSGSSRRQSCKTTEDDPSCASREVAACRQKPDAQYMPRKPTSPASLRKAISANPNHLGELLSRVDVFSSNSKHSQSQSVDGGALAASCDDVMVGNMMFKCINSEKLDDVWAHCIERCHSMTLRQLLDAHGKLVSISEVEGFLVAFIAFGDAEIKSRAERFLSSITNAMEMVLRCSVEVRTILLPDSEASINGVKLVELPEGLKKAETAIAIDREKQAVHKNTINGFSNCSPLLDETYRSTSCSSDLMADGNVQTSGMRGRRQEIPMQRIESIIREQRLETAWLQTAEKGTPGSLSRLKPEKNQVLPQDGIYCQDQIESMNTTVYSSQHWEDELNHELKVLKINNGSVLQKDQNGRRLDRLPMSPSFLHDKSLVGNPNKDNRGYESGSGTGGCSGLFCWNNTKPHNRERVKGTTARTRKGGRFSLFGDCTRPKKTESRSRS, encoded by the exons ATGTCAGAAACGAGGGGTGGTGATCCAAGCAAGCTCCACTTGAAGAAGGAGCTCACTCAAATCCGAAAAGCGGCGCGGGTTTTACGCGATCCAGGTACAAGCTCCTCTTGGAAATCTCCTCTCAATTCCTCAAGATCTGTAGCAccagctgctgctgctgctgcttcaaCTTGGAAGAACTTGTTACAGTCTGATCAGTTCCAAAATAACAATgggaaggagaaggagaagagggTGTTCCTGTACAATTGGAAGAGCCAAAAATCCTCAAGCGAGAAGAGCGCAGCAAAGGCCAAgaatgaggatgatgatgatgatggtgatgatggatcttcttcttcttcagttCTCGGGGGGAGTGTTGATGATAGCCTGAGCGATGCGCGTAATGGTGGGGATTCAAAGAGCGATAGCCGTTCTTCCATATTCAGATGTAGGGATGCAAATCCTGTGTCATCGGCCAatattaagaagaagaagaagaagaagaagaagaagagtaagAAATCTAATGCCCATTTGGATGTTTTATCAAAATATCAGCATAAACATGCTATTGTTGGTAGGAACTTAGTTAATTCGAAACGGTTGCTCCAGGGTCATCCTTCTATGGCATTAAGCCGGGATGACTCGGTCGAGCAATCTGATGATACTGAAGAGTATAGTAATTCCGAGGAGTTTAGGCAAATTTCGGGGGCATCTCCATTGCTTTTGAAACTTAAGCATAAGAAGAATTGGTCTCACTCGTCGGctaattttttgagaaaaagtaGTCTAAGAGAGGATTCTTCTTATTCGTATAGTACACCTGCATTGTCAACTAGTTCTTATAATATGTATCGCAATCGAGACCCAAGTACTGTTGGGTCTTGGGATGGCACTACAACTTCAATCAATGATGGGGATGATGAGGTGGATGATCATTTGGATTTGCCGGGTCGCCAGGGATGTGGGATTCCATGTTATTGGTCAAAGAGGACACCAAAACATCGTGGTGTCTGTAGGGGTTGTTACTCTCCTTCGCTATCGGATACTATAAGGAGGAAAGGGAGCATTATCTTGTGTGGAAGTCAAGCTATGTATCCTCGACAACGCCGATCATCAGCAGGTTCCAACAAGCTGAGTATTGCTTCAAGAAGTGCTCAAGGCATTCTCCCATTGCTTGGCGATGGTAGAGGAGGCTCATCTATAGGAACTGGGAGGAGTGATGATGAACTCTCAACTAACTTTGGCGAGCTTGATTTGGAGGCTTTGAGTAGATTGGATGGAAGGAGGTGGTCATCCAGCTGTAGGAGTCAAGAAGGATTAGAGATTGTAGCTCTTAATGGGGAAGTGGAAGAGGAAGGCACGCCGGACAATATCACGAGTTTTAGCCAGAAGTATAAACCAATGTTCTTTGGTGAATTGATTGGGCAGAATATTGTGGTCCAGTCGCTTATAAATGCCGTTATAAGGGGTCGGATTGCCCCTGTTTATCTTTTCCAAGGTCCCCGTGGGACTGGAAAAACATCAACAGCCAGAATTTTTGCTTCTGCCTTGAATTGTCTGGCTCCTGATGAAACCAAGCCATGTGGATACTGCAGGGAATGTACCGATTTCGTCTCTGGAAAGAGTAGGGATCTATTGGAAGTTGATGGAAGCAATAAGAAAGGAATCGATAGAGTTAGGTATCTACTGAAGAAACTATCGGCGGGGTCCTTTTCAACCTTCTCACGATACAAGGTTTTTGTTATTGATGAGTGTCATTTGTTACCCTCTAAGACATGGCTGgcatttctcaaatttcttgAAGAACCACCACAGCGAGTTGTGTTCATCTTAGTCACAACAGATCTTGACAATGTGCCCCGTACCATACAATCACGGTGCCAGAAGTACCTTTTTAACAAAATCAAAGACAATGATATCATAGCCAGGTTGCGGAATATTTCTGCTAATGAAAACCTGGATGTTGAATCGGATGCATTAGACCTGATTGCTTTGAATGCAGATGGTTCACTTCGAGATGCAGAAACTATGCTAGAACAGTTGAGTTTACTGGGGAAAAGAATTACTACATCTCTTGTAAATGAACTT GTGGGAGTTGTTTCAGATGAAAAATTACTGGAACTTTTGGAGTTAGCAATGTCGTCGGACACTGCAGAAACGGTGAAAAGAGCCAGAGAGTTGATGGACTCGGGGGTTGATCCGTTGGTTTTGATGTCTCAACTGGCCAGTCTCATTATGGATATCATTGCTGGCACTTACAACATAGTTGATGCCAAATGTGGTGATTCCTTCCTTGGTGGACGAAGTT TGACTGAAGCAGAATTGGAGAGATTAAAGCATGCTTTGAGGCTTCTTTCAGAGGCTGAGAAACAGCTAAGGGTTTCAAGTGAACGCTCAACATGGTTCACAGCGACTCTATTACAGCTAGGTTCAATGCCTTCTCCAGACTTTACTCAATCTGGCAGCAGCCGGAGGCAGAGCTGTAAGACGACTGAGGACGACCCATCTTGTGCTTCAAGAGAAGTTGCTGCTTGCAGGCAGAAGCCAGATGCTCAATATATGCCTCGAAAACCAACTTCTCCTGCTTCCTTGCGCAAAGCAATAAGTGCCAATCCCAACCATTTAGGGGAACTACTGTCACGGGTTGATGTTTTCAGTTCCAATTCCAAGCACTCACAAAGCCAGTCAGTTGATGGTGGTGCCTTGGCAGCCTCATGTGATGATGTTATGGTTGGAAATATGATGTTTAAATGCATAAACTCAGAAAAGTTGGACGATGTGTGGGCACATTGTATTGAGAGGTGCCATTCAATGACACTGAGGCAGCTGCTGGATGCTCATGGAAAGCTTGTGTCTATCTCTGAAGTTGAAG GTTTTCTTGTTGCTTTTATTGCATTTGGAGATGCAGAAATTAAATCTAGAGCCGAAAGGTTTTTGAGCAGTATCACAAATGCAATGGAAATGGTTCTGAGATGTAGTGTAGAGGTTAGAACTATCCTTTTACCAGATAGTGAGGCTTCTATAAATGGTGTGAAGCTGGTTGAGTTACCAGAAGGTCTGAAGAAGGCGGAAACAGCTATAGCAATTGATAGGGAAAAGCAGGCAGTtcacaaaaacacaataaatgGTTTTTCTAATTGTTCTCCATTGCTTGATGAAACCTATCGATCTACCTCTTGTTCATCGGACTTGATGGCTGATGGCAATGTTCAAACCAGTGGAATGAGAGGGAGAAGACAGGAGATTCCGATGCAGAGAATAGAGTCCATTATTCGTGAGCAAAGGCTAGAAACTGCCTGGTTGCAGACTGCGGAAAAAGGCACACCTGGATCATTGAGTCGTTTGAAACCGGAGAAGAATCAAGTCCTGCCTCAAGATGGCATATATTGTCAAGATCAGATAGAATCCATGAACACAACGGTGTACTCCTCTCAGCATTGGGAAGACGAATTAAATCATGAACTCAAAGTTTTGAAGATTAACAATGGAAGTGTCCTCCAGAAGGACCAAAATGGTCGAAGGCTTGATCGTCTTCCCATGTCCCCAAGTTTTTTGCATGATAAAAGTTTAGTGGGAAATCCCAATAAAGATAACCG GGGATATGAATCAGGGTCAGGAACTGGAGGTTGTAGTGGACTTTTCTGTTGGAATAACACCAAACCTCATAATAGGGAAAGG GTTAAAGGGACTACAGCTCGAACACGCAAAGGTGGACGGTTTTCATTGTTTGGTGATTGCACTAGGCCAAAGAAAACAGAGAGCAGATCTAGAAGttaa
- the LOC132179567 gene encoding protein SIEVE ELEMENT OCCLUSION B-like: MMVQVIGQQPIEGELNVLNMSGKQILNLITATHGHVPADHNFDAHSVFVVVNNILKRAIRIVDNALLGQEHLENPEEKASRASFDPLLCILKQLSFEMASKAPGVEIAHKTTMSIFDKLSSYSWNAKAVLTLAAFALDYENFSALVQLHSSYQLVESVEITKHVTLKNLDLQKYEKTIGELNKIINDTLDIMDFILIESKKLPTYTMVGVYWIIITVVACTTQMRCLTSDEVKTQDLLPLAQKISLVGISIEMCPYETEEMKARRKLKQLLRTPDEIMEVFKGLIFARDDMQSLIDGSTNKMVSIDMLKKKNVLLFISSLDISKDDISILMPIYDRIKEDEYQYKIVWIPIVEQWTNDMQKKFEMLRSKMPWYIVQYFSLVAGIKFIKEEWHFNNEPILVVMNPEGDVENENAFDLIRQEGMQAFPFNTQWGHTRPCAVVMRPPGPYTIEKYTFHCGGKDNRWVEQISKKVNVVAEDPIIKEAYISIELSCVGNGYKQQRFWKHTRTQKTESNSRNHEIQNLLLSFKNESRWAVLTKWSTMVVSDNGATILKVLEAFEEWKVNVPERGFEICFNEYHGKLLQTNTLQSRRRTIGFRCYHIDCFTK; this comes from the exons ATGATGGTGCAAGTTATCGGACAGCAACCCATTGAGGGTGAGCTGAACGTGTTAAACATGTCCGGCAAGCAGATCTTGAATCTAATAACTGCAACTCATGGCCATGTTCCTGCTGACCATAATTTTGATGCCCACTCTGTTTTCGTTGTCGTCAACAACATTCTTAAGCGCGCAATCCGTATTGTTGACAACGCCTTGCTG GGCCAGGAACACCTGGAGAACCCGGAGGAAAAGGCGTCCAGAGCCAGTTTCGATCCACTATTATGCATACTCAAACAACTTTCCTTTGAG ATGGCATCCAAGGCTCCAGGTGTGGAAATTGCACACAAAACAACGATGTCAATATTTGACAAACTCTCAAGCTACTCATGGAATGCTAAAGCAGTACTTACACTTGCGGCTTTTGCTTTGGATTACGAGAATTTCTCAGCTCTTGTCCAGCTTCACTCGTCATACCAACTCGTCGAATCAGTAGAGATCACAAAGCATGTCACCTTAAAGAACCTAGACCtccaaaaatacgaaaaaacGATTGGGGAACTTAACAAGATTATCAATGACACATTGGACATCATGGACTTCATCTTAATTGAGTCGAAGAAGCTACCTACTTATACCATGGTGGGTGTCTATTGGATTATCATTACTGTTGTAGCGTGCACAACTCAGATGCGTTGTCTCACTAGCGATGA GGTTAAGACACAGGATCTATTGCCCTTGGCCCAAAAAATCTCCTTAGTAGGGATATCGATAGAAATGTGCCCATATGAAACAG AGGAAATGAAGGCAAGAAGAAAACTAAAACAACTTTTACGAACACCTGACGAAATCATGGAGGTTTTCAAGGGGCTGATTTTCGCCAGAGATGATATGCAATCTCTTATTGACGGTTCCACCAACAAAATG GTTAGCATTGACATGCTGAAAAAGAAGAATGTTCTATTGTTCATTTCAAGCTTGGACATCTCTAAGGATGATATCTCTATTTTGATGCCAATTTATGACCGAATAAAGGAGGATGAATACCAATACAAAATTGTATGGATCCCAATTGTGGAGCAGTggaccaatgacatgcaaaagAAGTTTGAGATGTTGCGGTCTAAGATGCCATGGTACATAGTGCAGTACTTTTCACTAGTAGCAGGCATCAAGTTCATTAAGGAAGAGTGGCACTTCAACAATGAGCCTATTCTCGTCGTAATGAACCCAGAAGGGGATgtggaaaatgaaaatgcattTGACTTGATTAGGCAAGAAGGGATGCAAGCCTTCCCTTTCAATACTCAATGGGGCCACACAAGGCCATGTGCGGTTGTCATGAGACCACCTGGACCTTACACA ATCGAAAAGTATACTTTTCACTGTGGAGGAAAGGACAACAGATGGGTTGAACAAATTTCCAAGAAGGTAAATGTTGTAGCTGAGGATCCAATCATAAAGGAAGCATATATTTCCATAGAATTGTCTTGCGTTGGAAATGGCTACAAACAACAACGTTTTTGGAAACACACCAGGACTCAGAAGACTGAATCCAACTCTCGGAAccatgaaattcaaaatttattactTTCCTTCAAGAATGAGAGTAGGTGGGCTGTGTTGACCAAATGGTCTACAATGGTAGTAAGTGATAATGGGGCGACAATTCTAAAGGTCTTGGAGGCGTTTGAAGAATGGAAAGTGAATGTGCCTGAGAGAGGCTTCGAAATTTGCTTCAACGAGTACCATGGCAAGCTTCTTCAAACTAATACCCTGCAATCGAGGAGGCGCACCATTGGCTTTAGGTGTTATCACATTGATTGTTTTACTAAATAA